The DNA sequence GGGTTGTCGGGCGGCGAGGCGCGGCGCCTCACCCTGGCACGGGCCATCTTTTCCCGGCCCGATGTGTTGCTGGCCGACGAACCGACGGCCGATCTCGACGCCGCCACAGCTCAGACGGTGATGGCCGGGCTGGACACGCTGACGAAGCGCGGAAGCAGCCTGATTGTCGCCACACATGACCCCGTCCTTGCTGCCCGGATGGACCGGACAATCATGATCGGCGACGCAGCATGAAGGCGTTGTGGGGCATTTTCCGCATCATCCTGCGAGACCAGAAAACCGCACTGATACGCGGCGCAGCACTCAGCCTTGTTGTTCTCGTCGCCGGCATTGCGCTTCTGGGCCTGTCGGGATGGTTCATCACCGCCGCGGCGGCCGCAGGGCTCGCCGGCATGGGGGCAACCTTCGATGTCTTCCGCCCCTCCGCCATGGTGCGCTTTCTGGCGCTCGGGCGGACTGTTGCACGCTACGGCGAAAGATTGCTGACCCATGACGCCACATTGAGGGCGCTGACTTCCATCCGGGTCCGCTTGCTGGCCGCCACCTCGTCGGCTCCGCATGACACATTGACGCGGCTGCGCGGCCCGCAGGCGCTGAACCGGCTGATGGCAGATGTCGATGCGCTGGATGGCATTTCCTTGCGACTGGTCCTGCCGATTGCTGCCGGAATTCTGGCGCAATTGCTGACATTCGCAATGCTCTGGTGGCTGGTGGATCTCAACGTCGCCCTCTGGATCGTCATCGGCTTTCTGGCCGCCTCCGGCGTGACACTTTATCGGACGTCTCGGTCCGCAGCTAGCGCATCCCGCAGGGAAGAAGCTGCGGCGCAGACCTTTCGTTCCAAGTTCATTGACCTGATCCGCGCCCGCGAAGACCTTGCGGTCTATGGGCAATTGTCGCAGCAGGGGGACACTGTGCTGGCAACGGACGCCGCGCGGCAAATTGATCGTTCCACCGTGGACCGAATTGAACGGCGTGCAGGGTTTGCGCTCTCGCTCACCGGAACCGGGGTCGCTGCCGGGGCGCTGGTGCTGGGCATGGCATTGGCCGAAACCGGATCCATCACACCGGCGCTCGCGGCGATCGGTTTTTTCGTTTCGCTGGCGCTGATGGAAACCGTCATCCCATTGCGCCGCGCGATTGCGGATCTGGGCCGCATGACGGTTGCCGCCCGGCGGGTTGGCGATAGCCTGTCGTGCACACCCGCACAAAATGTCGGTACAGCATACAGCGAGACTGCGGAATTGCGGATCAAAGCATTGACGTTTCGCCGGCCTCAAGCCGCGCATCCGGTTCTCAGCGGAGTCGGGCTGACGGTCGCCGCCGGGGAAAGCGTGGCACTGACTGGTCCGAGCGGCTCAGGAAAGAGCACGCTGCTGCTGCTGGCTGCCCGGTTGCTGCAACCGGACGGTGGGCAGATCTCTGTGGGCTCGCTGCCACTAAAAAGCTGGGATGAAAGTTGCTTGCGCGCCAAGGTGACGCTGGTTCCGCAACGCAGCACCCTGATGGCCGGCAGCATCGCCGACGCCTTGCGGCTTGGAGCACCCGAGGCCTCCGATCAAGAACTGTGGGAGGTGCTGGAAGCGATGAGACTGGCTTCGGTCATCCGCGCCAAGGGCGGACTGGATTTCTGTCTTGGGCCGATGGGGTCGGGGCTGTCAGGCGGGGAAGCGCGGCGGCTGGTGTTGGCACGCGGAGTGCTGCGGCAGCCGCGTTTGCTGCTGCTGGACGAACCCACCGAAGGGCTGGATGATGCAACCGCATTGGCGGTCCTCACGGGTATTCGCGCATATCTGCCGGAGGCCGCGATCCTCACCGCTTCCCACCGCGAGGTGGAAACATCCTGGGCGGACTGGGTGGTGGCGCTGGACCTGTCTCATTCTGCAGTGATAGGTTGCCGGTGAGCTTATCTGCCGCAGTGCAACAAAGCCGCATTCGGGATACTGACATTATGATGCAGGTCAAGGATGTCGGCTTAGCAATATCCTAGACAAGCAACCACAGGCGTATTTTCGGGGCGGCCTATGTGCCCCTGTTCCAAGGAGCACACCACATGGAATTCGGGATCGTCGAGTTGTCACGGCTGCAGTTTGCCGTGACAGTGATGTATCACTTCCTCTTCGTGCCGTTGACGTTGGGTCTTTCCGTCCTCGTTGCGATCATGGAGACCGTCTATGTCATGACCAACCGCCCGATCTGGCGGCAGATGACAAAGTTCTGGGGCCTGTTGTTCGGTATCAATTTCGCCCTCGGGGTTGCTACCGGCATCACCATGGAATTTCAGTTCGGCATGAACTGGAGCTATTTCAGCCACTATGTCGGAGACATTTTCGGTGCGCCACTGGCGCTTGAAGGCTTGATGGCGTTCTTTCTCGAGGCAACCTTTGTCGGGTTGTTCTTTTTCGGCTGGGACAAGCTGAGCAAGGTCGCGCATCTGACCGTCGCATGGCTGGTGGCGATCGGATCAAATTTCTCGGCTTTGTGGATCCTGATCGCCAATGGCTGGATGCAGAACCCTGTTGGTGCCGAGTTCAACCCGATGACCATGCGCATGGAAATGACCGATTTCTTCGCGGTGCTGTTTAATGATGTGGCGCAGGCGAAATTCGTGCACACGGTATCGGCGGGTTATGTCACGGCTGCGGTCTTCGTGCTCGGCGTTTCGGCCTGGTATCTGCTGCGCGGGCGCCATATCGAGCTGGCCCGGCGGTCAATCACTGTGGCGGCAGCGTTCGGCCTTGCATCGGCGTTTTCGGTGGTACTGCTTGGCGACGAATCCGGCTACAGCGCCACGCACAGCCAGAAAATGAAGCTGGCGGCCATCGAAGGCATGTGGGAAACCGAGCCGGCCCCGGCAGCCTTCACCGCCTTCGGATTTCCCGATCAGGAAGCCCGCGAAACCCACTATGCCATCCATATTCCCTACGTGATGGGGCTGATCGGCACGCGCTCGCTGACCACATCAATTCCGGGCATCGAAGAGCTCGAAAATCAGGCGGAAACCCGCATCCGCTCAGGCATCATCGCCTATGACGCGCTGATGCATATCCGCGAAATGCGCGACAACGCCGACCCCGCTGAACTGGCGAGGTTCGAGGCGCATTCGGCGGATCTTGGTTTCGCATTCTTGTTGCGCAAATATATCGATGATCCGCGGGAAGCCACGCCCGAGCAGATCGTGCAGGCCGCCTATGACACCATCCCGACCGTCTGGCCGTTGTTCTGGGCCTTCCGGATCATGGTAGCGTTGGGCTTCGGCTTCATCGCAACGATGGCCTATTTCTTCTGGCGCGCCTCGTTCAAGGGCATGAACTTTCCACGCCCCGCGCTGCATCTGGCCGTCTGGATGATCCCGGCGCCCTGGATCGCCGCCGAACTGGGCTGGTTTGTCGCCGAATATGGCAGGCAGCCCTGGACTGTGGACGGTGTCTTGCCGACAGCCATGTCGGTCTCGGCGCTGTCAATGACCGAGGTGGCGATGACACTTGCCGGGTTTGTCATTTTCTACACTGTTCTTTTCGTGATCGAGATGGGTCTGATGCTGAAATACATCCGCAAGGGCCCCCACCAGGATGTCGAGGAAACCGACGCCTGGGTGATCAGGCACAATGAACGGCTGACCGGACGGCGTAATGCCGACGCCATCGCCATGCCAGCGGAGTAAGAGCCATGATCCTGCACACGCTTATCGACTACGACATCCTGCGCTTGATCTGGTGGGGGCTGCTCGGCATCCTGCTGATCGGCTTCGCCCTGACTGACGGCTTTGACATGGGCGTCGGCGCGTTGCTGCCCTTCGTAGCCAAAACCGATGTCGAGCGCCGCGTGGCGATCAACACCGTGGGCCCGGTCTGGGAAGGCAACCAGGTCTGGTTCATTCTCGGCGGCGGCGCGATTTTCGCAGCCTGGCCACCACTCTACGCGGTCTCGTTTTCCGGCTTCTATCTGGCGATGTTCGTGATCCTTGCTGCGTTTATCGTACGCCCCGTGGCCTTTAAATACCGCTCCAAGCGTGATGACGTGCGCTGGCGGGCATCATGGGACTGGGCATTGTTTGCCAGTGGCGCAATCCCGGCCCTGCTGTTCGGCGTTGCTGTCGGCAATGTGATCCAGGGCGTGCCGTTCCATTTCACCGATGACCTGCACACCATCTACGAAGGTGCCTGGTACACGAAGTTTTTCGGCCTGCTGGATCCGTTCTCGCTGCTGGCCGGCGTGGTGTCGCTTTCCATGCTGGTGATGCATGGCGGCGCCTGGTTGACGTTGAAGGCCGAAGGCAAGGTTCGTGACCGGGCCCGCCGTTTTGGCTCCATCGCAGCTTTGGTCGCCGTTGCTGTTTACGCACTGGCTGGCGTCTGGATGGCTGTCGGGATCGAAGGCTATCGAATCGTTGGCGAGCATCTGACCGGCGGCCCGTCCAATCCGCTGCATTTTGAGGTTGAGAAAACCGCGAGCTGGCTGACTGCCTATTCGCTGCGTCCGTGGATCGCCATTGCTCCGGTGATGGGCATTGTTGGCGGTCTTCTGACCTTCCTGGGTCTGCGGGCCGGACGTGAAGTCTCGACGCTGCTGTTTTCCAAGATGGCAATCCTCGGGGTGATTTCATCTGTCGGGCTGACGATGTTTCCTTTCATCATGCCATCGTCCTCCGATCCGCGATCATCGCTCACCGTATGGAACAGTTCCTCGTCACACATGACCCTGTTCATCATGCTGGTGTCGACCGCGATCTTCATGCCGCTGATCCTGCTCTACACGGCATGGGTCTACAAGGTGCTGTGGGGCAAGGTCACCGAGGCCGATGTCACCGACAATTCTCACTCCGTCTACTGATCAGGAGGATCAAGATATGTGGTATTTCGCCTGGTTACTTGGCCTTCCTCTCGCTGCAATGTTCGCTGTCGTCAACGCAATGTGGCTCGAGTTGCAGGAAGATCGCCGCACGATAAATGATCGAGGCGAAAACAATCGGGACGCCGCTGCGCGCCACTGACCAGGTGGGTTTGCAGTGACACGAAGCTCGTCCGCCCCCTGCCGACAGTCTTGACAGCATCAACGCTGTCGACCGGAGTGAAGGTTTCTTCACTCCGGTCGCACCCGTTTGGCAGATGTGCCATCAGATTCAACGCCGAATAATGACCTGAATATACAATAGTCGAATGGTAACCAGAGGACGGCCATGTTTGTCTTAAGGCTGCTACTTGCGTAGCTATGAGGGAAGAGGCTGGGAGGCTTCGCCCGTTCCACTTCAGGGAGGACTTTATGTCAAAGTTTCAAATCAATCGTCGTGGGTTGATCAAATCAGGCGCCGCCATCGGCGCTGGCTTGGCCATGCCCACGATCTTTACCAGTTCGGCTCATGCCTATCTCAATGAACCCAAGGGCGGCACCGTCACCCTCGGCTTCAACGTACCGCAGACCGGTCCGTATGCTGACGAAGGCGCCGACGAACTTCGCGCCTACCAGCTTGCTGTCGAGCACCTCAACGGTGAAGGCGACGGCGGTATGCTCGGCTCCTTCACGTCGAAGGCGCTTAAGGGCAACGGCATCCTCGGCAAAAAGGTCGCCTATGTCACTGGCGACACGCAGACCAAGTCTGACGCCGCGCGCGCATCCGCCAAATCGATGATCGAAAAAGACGGCGCCATCATGATCACAGGCGGATCATCATCCGGTGTGGCCGTGGCCGTTCAGGGTCTTTGTCAGGAAGCCGGCATCATCTTCATGGCTGGTCTGACCCACTCCAATGACACCACCGGCAAGGACAAGAAGGCCAATGGCTTCCGCCATTTCTTCAATGCCTACATGTCCGGCGCAGCGCTTGCGCCCGTGCTGTCAAAGGCCTACGGCCAAGATCGTCGCGCATACCACCTGACCGCCGACTACACCTGGGGCTGGACCCAGCAGGAGTCGATTCAGGCAGCAACCGAAGGCGTGGGCTGGGAAACGGTCAACAACGTGCTGACTCCGCTGGCGACCACCGACTTCTCGTCCTACATCGCACCCGTGCTCAATTCCGGCGCAGACGTGCTGATTTTGAACCATTACGGCGGCAACATGGTCAACTCGCTGACCAACGCGGTGCAGTTCGGCCTGCGCGACAAGATGGTCAACGGCAAGCAGTTCGAAATCGTCGTTCCGCTCTACTCCGAGCTGATGGCAAAGGGTGCAGGCGAGAACATCAAGGGCGTGTTCGGCTCGACCAACTGGTCCTGGACGCTGGAAGATGCAGGCACCAAGGCCTTCGTCAAATCCTTCGGTGAAAAATACGGCTTCCCGCCATCCAACGCAGCGCAGACCTGCTACGCGCAGACCCTGCTTTATGCGGATGCGTGCGAGCGTGCCGGAACGTTTGATCCCTGCGGTATCGCTGCGGCGCTTGAGGGCGACGGCGGCGCGCTGGACGGCATCGATTCAGCTGCCAACAGCGGCTTCGTGTTCGACGGCCTTGGCAATGGCAAGACCTTGTATCGCAAGGCTGACCACCAGTGCTTCAAGGACGTGCTGGTCATGAAGGGCAAGGAAAACCCGGCCAACGAATACGACGCCCTCGAAGTCGTCGAGGTGACCCCGGTCGAGCAGGTCTGGTACGAGCCGGATCATCCGATGTTTGCCGGTGGCGATCTTGGAAAGTGCAATTCGGGTGCCTAACACCTGACGTTGCCTATGAGCTTTGTCGCGCTGGCTATCGTGCCGGCGCGACAATCATCTCTGCAGGTACAGATTTTCGCATCTGAAGCCTGAACGATTGGCTGGGACCATGGACGCAATTATCCTTCAATTTCTCAACGGGCTCGACAAGGGCAGCGCCTATGCGCTGATCGCGCTCGGGTTGACGCTTATTTTCGGCACGCTCGGCGTGGTCAACTTCGCGCATGGCGCGATGTTCATGGTCGGTGCCTTTTGCGCGGTGACGATGCAAAAGATACTGAACATCTCCACCATTACACTGGACCCGGAGAAGCTGGATTTTCTCGGCAATCCGGCGAAGATCAAGACACCACTGGTTGAATCGGTGTTTGGTCCGGGTATCGGCGAATCGATCATCAACTGGTCGGTGCCGTTGTCGATCCTGCTTGCCATCCCGGTGATGCTCGCGCTGGGCTTCATCATGGAACGCGGCCTGATCAAGCATTTCTACAAGCGTCCGCATGCCGACCAGATTCTCGTTACCTTCGGCCTGGCGATCGTGCTTCAGGAAATCATCAAATATTTCTACGGCGCCAATCCGATCCCGACCCCTGCACCGGACATGTTCAGGGGATCGATCGATTTCGGCGTGCTGATCGGATATGCCGAGAACGCCATCATCTACCCCGCCTGGCGGCTGGTGTATTTCATGTTCTCCGCGTTGATCATCGGCGCTGTCTTTGCCTTCCTGCAATTCACCACATTCGGACTGGTTGTCCGCGCAGGCATGGCCGATCGCGAGACTGTCGGCCTGCTCGGCATCAACATCGACAAGCGCTTTACCATCATGTTCGGCATTGCTGCGGCCGTCGCCGGTCTTGCGGGCGCCATGTATGCGCCGATCAACTCGCCCAATTATCACATGGGCATGGACTTCTTGGTGTTGTCCTTCGTGGTGGTTGTCGTCGGCGGCATGGGCTCTCTACCGGGCGCGGTGCTGGCCGGCTTCCTGCTTGGCGTTCTCGAGAGCTTTGCCTCGATGAACGAGGTCAAGTCAGTGATCCCCGGCATCGACCAAATCATCATTTATCTTGTTGCAATCATCATCCTTTTGACCCGCCCACGCGGTCTTATGGGTCGTAGAGGCGTGATGGAGGAATAATCCATGCTGGGACTGAGTAAGAAAGATACAAGCTTTCTCGTCATCGTTATCTTCCTGACGCTGGCGACACCGATCCTGCTTCAACCGTTCCCCGAAGGATCGGCTCTGGCGCAGTTCAATGCCGGCTATCCGGACCTGATGCAGCGGTTTGCAATCTTTGGAATATTTGCGATCGGCTTCAACATCCTGTTCGGTCTGACCGGCTACCTCTCCTTCGGCCATGCGGCGTTTCTGGGTGTCGGGTCCTACTCGGTCGTCTGGATGTACAAGCTTCTGAGCTACAATGTGCTGCCGGGCCTGATCCTTGCGGTGATCACGTCGGCGTTGTTCGCGCTGTTGATCGGGTATGTTTCGCTGCGCCGGTCGGGCATCTATTTCTCGATCCTGACGCTGGCTTTCGCGCAAATGTCGTTCAACCTGGCCTATTCGGTGCTGACGCCGCTGACCAATGGTGAAACCGGCCTGCAGGTCTACACCGATGATCCGCAGATCCTGATGGATGCAGCCAGCCCCAACAGCCCGCACTTCTTCGGCATCCTGATGATAGAAAGCACAAAGCTCGAAATCGGCGGCTGGCAGTTCACCTTCAACAATGGCTACTATTTCTGCGCCATCATCGCGATCATCGTGTTCTACCTGTCGATGCGGATCTTCCGGTCGCCCTTTGGCACCATGCTGCGGGCGATCAAGACCAACCAGACCCGGATGAACTACACCGGTCTCAATCCACGGCCCTACACGCTGGCAGCATTCGTGATTTCCGGCATGTATGCCGGCCTGGCCGGCGGTCTGCTGGCCTCAATGGATCCGCTGGCGGGTGCCGAACGCATGCAATGGACGGCATCGGGCGAAGTCGTGCTGATGACCATTCTCGGCGGCGCCGGTACGCTGATGGGGCCGGTTCTGGGCGCAGGCTTCATCAAGTATTTCGAGAACATCTTCTCGAAGATCAATGACAACATCCTGCACAGCTGGTTCTCGGCACTGCCCGACGGGCTCGAAGATTTTGTGGTTTTCGTTTTCCATCCGTTTATCGGCAAGGGCTGGTCGCTGACACTGGGCCTGCTGTTCATGATGGTTGTCATCTTCCTGCCTGGCGGACTGATCGAGGGCGGAACCCGGATCTGGAACATGGTCACCGGCAAAAACAAGAAACGCGCCGCCCCGGGCAAAGATAATGAGCATCACCCGAAGCCGACGGCACACGTCAACTGATCTGCGGAGATATCAGATATGGGAATTCTCGAAGTCTCTAACGTCAACAAGCGCTTCGGCGGCCTTCAAGCACTCGGCAATGTCAATCTCGATATTGCCGAAGGCACCGTGCATGCGATCATCGGGCCGAACGGGGCCGGCAAGTCGACATTGCTGAATGTGCTGGTCGGAAAACTGATCCCCGACACCGGAACAGTCCTGTTCAACGGCGTCTCGGTGCTCGGCCGCAAGCCTTACGAGATCAACCAGATGGGGATATCGCGGGTTTTCCAGACGCCGGAGATCTTTGGCGACCTTACTGTTCTGGAAAACGTGCTGATCCCGTGTTTCGCCAAGCGCGACGGATCATTCCGGATGCATGCGCTGGAATCGATGGCGTCCGAAAGCGGCATCATCGAGAAGGCCGAACAGATGCTTTCCGATGTCGACATGATCGACAAACGCGGCATGACGGCAAGTTCGCTGTCGCGCGGCGACAAGAGACGCCTGGAAATGGCCATGTGCCTGGTACAGGAGCCGAAACTGCTGCTGCTCGACGAACCGACGGCAGGCATGGCGCGCGCAGACACCAACAACACGATCGACCTGCTCAACCAGATTCACGAAAACCGTGACATCACCATGGTGATCATCGAGCACGACATGCATGTGGTGTTCTCGCTGGCCAAGCGGATCACGGTTCTGGCGCAGGGCACGCCGCTTGTCGAGGACACCCCTGAAAACATCAAGGGGCATCCGAAAGTCAAAGAAGCCTATCTGGGAGAGGCCGCAGCATGAGCCAGACCGAACTCGACAAGGGCAAGCCGAAATACGAGCGCCCGGATTTCTCCAAGAACGCCAACCAGGCAGCGACAGCCCCGGCGTTTCTGTCCGTCCACGACATTCACGCCTATTACGGCGAGAGCTACATCGTGCAGGGCGTCAGCTTCAATGTGCACGAAGGCGAGATTCTGGCGCTGCTCGGCCGCAATGGCGCAGGCAAGACCTCGACTCTGCGTGCCATCGCGCAGATCGGCTCGCCGGCAATGACAAGTGGCGAAGTCTGGCTCGACCACCAGCCACTGCACAGGATGAGCTCGCATGAAGCCTCCCGCGCGGGATTGTCTCTGGTTCCTGAAGACCGGAGGATCATTGCAGGGCTGACGGTTGAGGAAAACATCGAGCTTGCGCAGATCGCACCACCGATCGGCTGGTCGCTGGAGCGGATCTATGAGCTGTTTCCGCGCCTGGGCGAGCGGCGCAAACAGGAAGGCATCACGCTTTCAGGTGGTGAGCAGCAGATGCTGGCCATCGGACGGGCTCTCGCGCGCGACATCAAGGTCCTGCTTCTCGACGAGCCCTATGAAGGCCTTGCTCCGGTCATCGTCGACGAGATCGAAAAGACGCTGAACATCATCAAGCAGCAGGGCATCACCACGATCCTGGTCGAGCAGAACGCAGTGCGGGCATTGAAGCTGGCTGATCGGGCCGTGATCATGGAATCAGGCGAGGTTGTTTTCGACGGCACCGCAGAGGAAGTTCTCAACAACGAGCAACTGCGTCACGACTACCTGGCGATCTAAACCAAGCACCGGAGCGGAAATTCCAACCGGTTTCCGCTCCTCTGCCGCTCGGCCAGCGGTTGGATCACCGCTCTTGCGGGAATCTGACGGGGGCATCCCCTTCACCCCATTGCGGGTATTTTTCCATGATGCGCTCAAATCGTTCAGACGCTAGAAACGCCTCGAGCCAGCGCTGCAATTCCGGCCACGGCTGGGCATCGAACCAGTCCTTGTCGATGAAGGCGAACTGACGGACGAATGGCAGAATCGCAAAATCAGCCAGCGTCGGGTGACCAAACATCCATTGATCAATCAACCCATCGAGTTCGGACAGGAATGCGGCGGCCTTGCCGCGCTCCTCGACAGGATCAAGCTCAGGGTAGCGTTGCGCATATTTGGTCCGGTCCAGCGCCTGCTTGAACGGGCCGTCGGCACGGGCAATCCAGTCAAACCCCACATCCGGCATGTTCAGCCAGCCTTCCGGATCATTCTGTTTGAGAGCCCAGATCATTACGTCGAGACTTTCGTCAATCACGGAATCTGTGGTGACGAGACAGGGGACAGTCGCGCTCGGCGAGGCCGCAAGAAATGCCGCAGGCTTGTCGCGCAGCACGACTTCACGCAGGTCAACTTGCAGACCAGCCGACGCGACGGCCAAACGTGCCCTCATTGCGTAAGGGCACCGCCTGAATGAATAGAGAATGGGGTTGGACGTGTCGGGCAATTCAGTCGGTAAAGCCGGAGAGCGAGAGTGAAGGCTGGTCAATATTTGTCCTCGTGTTTTCATCTGCCCGCGCAGGCCTGGCAGCGATGATCCCTCTGCGAAACGTCCGATTGATATCGGTCAAGGTGACCGCTCGGCACAATGCTATTTTGTGGGTCACAGGATGAACCAATCTCATGCGCAAAACCACCCATTCGAAAGCACCCAGAAAAACCGGCGGCCCGGCGCCGATGCCGGTCTCCAAGCCGCAACCATTGCCGGTGGAAAGTGAGCCCGCCCAGCATCCCTATGCGGACATTGACCAGGCCGTGCGCGGCGCGGTGGCGCAGGCGACCGGCGGGGTCTCGCCCTTTGCGCTGGTCGAGACCTGGACCGATTGGGCGCTGCACCTGTCGCGCTCG is a window from the Hoeflea sp. IMCC20628 genome containing:
- the cydC gene encoding thiol reductant ABC exporter subunit CydC → MKALWGIFRIILRDQKTALIRGAALSLVVLVAGIALLGLSGWFITAAAAAGLAGMGATFDVFRPSAMVRFLALGRTVARYGERLLTHDATLRALTSIRVRLLAATSSAPHDTLTRLRGPQALNRLMADVDALDGISLRLVLPIAAGILAQLLTFAMLWWLVDLNVALWIVIGFLAASGVTLYRTSRSAASASRREEAAAQTFRSKFIDLIRAREDLAVYGQLSQQGDTVLATDAARQIDRSTVDRIERRAGFALSLTGTGVAAGALVLGMALAETGSITPALAAIGFFVSLALMETVIPLRRAIADLGRMTVAARRVGDSLSCTPAQNVGTAYSETAELRIKALTFRRPQAAHPVLSGVGLTVAAGESVALTGPSGSGKSTLLLLAARLLQPDGGQISVGSLPLKSWDESCLRAKVTLVPQRSTLMAGSIADALRLGAPEASDQELWEVLEAMRLASVIRAKGGLDFCLGPMGSGLSGGEARRLVLARGVLRQPRLLLLDEPTEGLDDATALAVLTGIRAYLPEAAILTASHREVETSWADWVVALDLSHSAVIGCR
- a CDS encoding cytochrome ubiquinol oxidase subunit I → MEFGIVELSRLQFAVTVMYHFLFVPLTLGLSVLVAIMETVYVMTNRPIWRQMTKFWGLLFGINFALGVATGITMEFQFGMNWSYFSHYVGDIFGAPLALEGLMAFFLEATFVGLFFFGWDKLSKVAHLTVAWLVAIGSNFSALWILIANGWMQNPVGAEFNPMTMRMEMTDFFAVLFNDVAQAKFVHTVSAGYVTAAVFVLGVSAWYLLRGRHIELARRSITVAAAFGLASAFSVVLLGDESGYSATHSQKMKLAAIEGMWETEPAPAAFTAFGFPDQEARETHYAIHIPYVMGLIGTRSLTTSIPGIEELENQAETRIRSGIIAYDALMHIREMRDNADPAELARFEAHSADLGFAFLLRKYIDDPREATPEQIVQAAYDTIPTVWPLFWAFRIMVALGFGFIATMAYFFWRASFKGMNFPRPALHLAVWMIPAPWIAAELGWFVAEYGRQPWTVDGVLPTAMSVSALSMTEVAMTLAGFVIFYTVLFVIEMGLMLKYIRKGPHQDVEETDAWVIRHNERLTGRRNADAIAMPAE
- the cydB gene encoding cytochrome d ubiquinol oxidase subunit II, which codes for MILHTLIDYDILRLIWWGLLGILLIGFALTDGFDMGVGALLPFVAKTDVERRVAINTVGPVWEGNQVWFILGGGAIFAAWPPLYAVSFSGFYLAMFVILAAFIVRPVAFKYRSKRDDVRWRASWDWALFASGAIPALLFGVAVGNVIQGVPFHFTDDLHTIYEGAWYTKFFGLLDPFSLLAGVVSLSMLVMHGGAWLTLKAEGKVRDRARRFGSIAALVAVAVYALAGVWMAVGIEGYRIVGEHLTGGPSNPLHFEVEKTASWLTAYSLRPWIAIAPVMGIVGGLLTFLGLRAGREVSTLLFSKMAILGVISSVGLTMFPFIMPSSSDPRSSLTVWNSSSSHMTLFIMLVSTAIFMPLILLYTAWVYKVLWGKVTEADVTDNSHSVY
- the cydX gene encoding cytochrome bd-I oxidase subunit CydX: MWYFAWLLGLPLAAMFAVVNAMWLELQEDRRTINDRGENNRDAAARH
- a CDS encoding substrate-binding protein, which translates into the protein MSKFQINRRGLIKSGAAIGAGLAMPTIFTSSAHAYLNEPKGGTVTLGFNVPQTGPYADEGADELRAYQLAVEHLNGEGDGGMLGSFTSKALKGNGILGKKVAYVTGDTQTKSDAARASAKSMIEKDGAIMITGGSSSGVAVAVQGLCQEAGIIFMAGLTHSNDTTGKDKKANGFRHFFNAYMSGAALAPVLSKAYGQDRRAYHLTADYTWGWTQQESIQAATEGVGWETVNNVLTPLATTDFSSYIAPVLNSGADVLILNHYGGNMVNSLTNAVQFGLRDKMVNGKQFEIVVPLYSELMAKGAGENIKGVFGSTNWSWTLEDAGTKAFVKSFGEKYGFPPSNAAQTCYAQTLLYADACERAGTFDPCGIAAALEGDGGALDGIDSAANSGFVFDGLGNGKTLYRKADHQCFKDVLVMKGKENPANEYDALEVVEVTPVEQVWYEPDHPMFAGGDLGKCNSGA
- a CDS encoding branched-chain amino acid ABC transporter permease; translated protein: MDAIILQFLNGLDKGSAYALIALGLTLIFGTLGVVNFAHGAMFMVGAFCAVTMQKILNISTITLDPEKLDFLGNPAKIKTPLVESVFGPGIGESIINWSVPLSILLAIPVMLALGFIMERGLIKHFYKRPHADQILVTFGLAIVLQEIIKYFYGANPIPTPAPDMFRGSIDFGVLIGYAENAIIYPAWRLVYFMFSALIIGAVFAFLQFTTFGLVVRAGMADRETVGLLGINIDKRFTIMFGIAAAVAGLAGAMYAPINSPNYHMGMDFLVLSFVVVVVGGMGSLPGAVLAGFLLGVLESFASMNEVKSVIPGIDQIIIYLVAIIILLTRPRGLMGRRGVMEE
- a CDS encoding branched-chain amino acid ABC transporter permease, whose product is MLGLSKKDTSFLVIVIFLTLATPILLQPFPEGSALAQFNAGYPDLMQRFAIFGIFAIGFNILFGLTGYLSFGHAAFLGVGSYSVVWMYKLLSYNVLPGLILAVITSALFALLIGYVSLRRSGIYFSILTLAFAQMSFNLAYSVLTPLTNGETGLQVYTDDPQILMDAASPNSPHFFGILMIESTKLEIGGWQFTFNNGYYFCAIIAIIVFYLSMRIFRSPFGTMLRAIKTNQTRMNYTGLNPRPYTLAAFVISGMYAGLAGGLLASMDPLAGAERMQWTASGEVVLMTILGGAGTLMGPVLGAGFIKYFENIFSKINDNILHSWFSALPDGLEDFVVFVFHPFIGKGWSLTLGLLFMMVVIFLPGGLIEGGTRIWNMVTGKNKKRAAPGKDNEHHPKPTAHVN
- a CDS encoding ABC transporter ATP-binding protein is translated as MGILEVSNVNKRFGGLQALGNVNLDIAEGTVHAIIGPNGAGKSTLLNVLVGKLIPDTGTVLFNGVSVLGRKPYEINQMGISRVFQTPEIFGDLTVLENVLIPCFAKRDGSFRMHALESMASESGIIEKAEQMLSDVDMIDKRGMTASSLSRGDKRRLEMAMCLVQEPKLLLLDEPTAGMARADTNNTIDLLNQIHENRDITMVIIEHDMHVVFSLAKRITVLAQGTPLVEDTPENIKGHPKVKEAYLGEAAA
- a CDS encoding ABC transporter ATP-binding protein, translating into MSQTELDKGKPKYERPDFSKNANQAATAPAFLSVHDIHAYYGESYIVQGVSFNVHEGEILALLGRNGAGKTSTLRAIAQIGSPAMTSGEVWLDHQPLHRMSSHEASRAGLSLVPEDRRIIAGLTVEENIELAQIAPPIGWSLERIYELFPRLGERRKQEGITLSGGEQQMLAIGRALARDIKVLLLDEPYEGLAPVIVDEIEKTLNIIKQQGITTILVEQNAVRALKLADRAVIMESGEVVFDGTAEEVLNNEQLRHDYLAI
- a CDS encoding glutathione S-transferase — its product is MTSLHSRSPALPTELPDTSNPILYSFRRCPYAMRARLAVASAGLQVDLREVVLRDKPAAFLAASPSATVPCLVTTDSVIDESLDVMIWALKQNDPEGWLNMPDVGFDWIARADGPFKQALDRTKYAQRYPELDPVEERGKAAAFLSELDGLIDQWMFGHPTLADFAILPFVRQFAFIDKDWFDAQPWPELQRWLEAFLASERFERIMEKYPQWGEGDAPVRFPQER